Within Phycisphaerae bacterium, the genomic segment ACCAGCTTCGCCGGAAGATCGAACGCATCACTCAGTTCAAAAACACCATGTTCGCCGCCCTCTACAACGACCGGGAGCCGCTCGACGCCAAGGCCATCGCCGAACAATACCTGGGCTTCGCCGACCGCCTGCGCGGCAACGTGACCGATACCACGATGTTCCTCTACGACGCCATGCAATCGGGCAAGCGATTGCTCTTCGAGGGAGCCAACGGCACGCTACTGGACATCGATCACGGAACGTTCCCGTTCGTCACCAGTAGCTCCACCAGCGCCATCGGCGTGCCGGCCGGCGCGGGCGTGCCCGCCCAAACGCTTAAAACCTGCCTGGGCGTCACCAAAGCATATACCACACGCGTCGGCGCCGGGCCGTTCCCCAGCGAACTTGACAACGAAATCGGTCAGTACATCCGCGACCGCGGCCACGAGTACGGCACCACCACCGGCCGCCCGCGCCGCTGTGGCTGGTTCGACGCCGTCGCCGCCCGATACAGCGCACGACTCAGCGGAATCACCCACGTCGCGGTCATGCATCTCGACACCCTCACCGGCCTCCAACAGGTCGGTATCTGCACCGGCTATCGGACCTCCGCCGGCACGCTCCCCGGTCTCGTGGCTGATGCCGTGTTAATGGAGCAGGTCGAGCCGGTCATCGAGTACATGCCCGGCTGGAAACAGGATTTGCGCGAGGCTCGGTCGATCGGACAGCTCCCGGCCGAGACCCGAGATTACATCGACCGCCTCG encodes:
- a CDS encoding adenylosuccinate synthase → MDFNKLGHTCVVGMHWGDEGKGKIVDLLTEHFDIVIRFNGGGNAGHTVVVGTEKFALHLLPVGVLSPNKTAVVGPGVALDLAGIIDEIDKLAARGITIGDRLRISDRANLVMPWHKKQDSLSEAALGDKKIGTTARGIGPCYADKMQRATAIRVIDLTHPDQLRRKIERITQFKNTMFAALYNDREPLDAKAIAEQYLGFADRLRGNVTDTTMFLYDAMQSGKRLLFEGANGTLLDIDHGTFPFVTSSSTSAIGVPAGAGVPAQTLKTCLGVTKAYTTRVGAGPFPSELDNEIGQYIRDRGHEYGTTTGRPRRCGWFDAVAARYSARLSGITHVAVMHLDTLTGLQQVGICTGYRTSAGTLPGLVADAVLMEQVEPVIEYMPGWKQDLREARSIGQLPAETRDYIDRLETLIGVPISIVSVGPERTQTLMRS